The following proteins come from a genomic window of Eubalaena glacialis isolate mEubGla1 chromosome X, mEubGla1.1.hap2.+ XY, whole genome shotgun sequence:
- the NALF2 gene encoding NALCN channel auxiliary factor 2, which translates to MFRGAWMWPGKDAAALTICCCCCWAPRPSDKPCADSERAQRWRLSLASLLFFTVLLADHLWLCAGARPRARELSSAMRPPWGAGRERQPVPPRAVLPPPPPQPPGQPSAPPGTCGPRYSNLTKAAPAAGPGPDCGGVPEPTGLDAACTKLQSLQRLFEPTTPAPPLRPPDSPSRAPAEFPTAKKNLLKGHFRNFTLSFCDTYTVWDLLLGMDRPDSLDCSLDTLLGDLLAVVASPGSGAWEVCSNCIEAYQRLDRHAQEKYDEFDLVLHKYLQAEEYSIRSCTKGCKAVYKAWLCSEYFSVTQQECQRWVPCKQYCLEVQTRCPFILPDNEEMVYGGLPGFICTGLLDTSPKRPEAKCCDVQWVSCESEKKKFKESEAPKTHHQQFHHSYFHHYHQQYPHYHPRHDPPGRLSHKSSLLPVSGGSRLSPSRIRLYVLVLMLLHTMVSFSSGQGGGGPGLEALPALDEGLTREE; encoded by the exons ATGTTCAGGGGCGCTTGGATGTGGCCCGGGAAAGACGCCGCCGCGCTGActatctgctgctgctgctgctgggctcccaggccgaGCGACAAACCTTGCGCCGACTCCGAGCGGGCGCAGCGATGGCGACTGTCCCTGGCGTCCCTGCTCTTCTTCACCGTGCTGCTCGCTGACCATCTGTGGCTGTGCGCGGGGGCCCGGCCCCGGGCCAGGGAGCTGAGCAGCGCCATGCGGCCGCCCTGGGGGGCCGGCCGGGAGCGGCAGCCGGTGCCTCCTCGCGcggtgctgccgccgccgccgccgcagccgcccgGCCAGCCCAGCGCGCCCCCAGGCACCTGCGGCCCGCGATACAGCAACCTGACCAAAGCCGCCCCCGCCGCCGGTCCCGGGCCGGACTGCGGCGGCGTCCCAGAACCCACGGGGCTGGACGCAGCTTGCACCAAATTGCAATCTTTGCAGAGACTTTTCGAACCGACCACCCCAGCGCCCCCTCTACGGCCCCCCGACTCCCCTTCCCGTGCCCCGGCCGAGTTCCCCACCGCCAAAAAAAACTTGCTCAAAGGCCACTTTCGGAACTTCACTCTTTCCTTTTGCGACACCTACACGGTCTGGGACTTGCTGCTGGGCATGGACCGCCCCGACAGCCTGGACTGCAGCCTGGACACCCTGCTGGGGGACCTGCTGGCCGTGGTGGCTAGCCCGGGCTCCGGGGCCTGGGAGGTGTGTAGCAACTGTATCGAGGCGTACCAGCGGCTCGACCGACATGCTCAGGAAAAATATGACGAGTTCGACCTCGTGCTGCATAAATACTTACAGGCAGAAGAGTACTCAATCCGGTCCTGCACGAAAGGCTGTAAG GCAGTCTACAAGGCCTGGCTGTGCTCAGAATACTTCAGCGTGACCCAGCAGGAATGCCAGCGCTGGGTGCCCTGCAAGCAATACTGCCTGGAGGTGCAGACCCGGTGCCCCTTTATCCTCCCTGACAATGAGGAAATGGTGTACGGAGGGCTCCCTGGCTTTATCTGTACAG GGTTGCTGGATACTTCGCCAAAGCGGCCGGAAGCCAAGTGCTGTGACGTGCAGTGGGTCTCCTGTGAGTCAGAGAAGAAGAAGTTCAAGGAGTCTGAAGCCCCCAAAACCCACCACCAGCAATTCCACCACTCTTActtccaccactaccaccaacagtACCCCCACTACCACCCCCGCCACGACCCCCCAGGCCGCCTCAGCCACAAGTCCTCCCTGCTGCCGGTCTCTGGGGGCTCCCGCCTCAGTCCCAGCAGGATCCGGCTCTACGTCCTTGTTCTCATGCTCCTCCATACCATGGTGTCCTTCTCCAGCGGCCAGGGTGGTGGGGGACCGGGCCTGGAGGCACTGCCTGCCCTAGACGAGGGCCTGACTCGGGAAGAGTGA